Proteins from one Malaya genurostris strain Urasoe2022 chromosome 2, Malgen_1.1, whole genome shotgun sequence genomic window:
- the LOC131431469 gene encoding VPS35 endosomal protein sorting factor-like isoform X1: protein MIIVIVGVFQIIDHFSTVRLGFPEHSDVCRVAMHSPEPRRMSALSGPVQGFRPSFEAVVNHKSKGTRTKASSIIGETNSGASSTISMDPLSLALDGEDPLSQFARQESTHDPLSQMAAEFESNAVMAVSSSKISQKKKEVNSLLAMDLIEPWASRRVGILNKYTTNEKLSIVTSFLNGGETIKSQTTMSEKVKHRLEQLDEFEEGTVCQMLDLSQQEYVIKIEQLNHELVQAWNTDQRVKALKIAIQCSKLLADTSVIQFYPSKFVLITDILDIFGKLVYERLLIKGEAGGIGPRKVSALPNDFTPEMVPESAKETCQNWFYKIASIRELLPRLYVEMAILKSYRFISSKEFSSILMRLTRMIRGVGDPLVAAYARCYLCRVGMAVTTDKEYLKENLNDFLLVYHTIFNGGIRAEITKQRITLNGYIALYLPALDWIIQGATILSSDAELDDIMRRCCDRKYPALLMQSILQSFRPEFIALRAVQFVEILSSSSVEGISRGQLLRMLGAILSQTPPPPEQRAVTLNAAWRTVSSMSNAEEYIQCAEMWAQFTSQHFGLREVNALMGDILYHMTPNRSYERHYHELQVIIEKIVSNLQDIHGVLALENFLPMLDMFQKDSVKLDVGKSILASYRAASGDLCITDPVVTNALMYISKVLNDSVNALTSEDERRQISSVISHFIRKVDFGRDFEQQLSFYVDARAAFSNLDPVYSTLIHCVNRLATNTRRIVKGQHTGKTAAFVKACAAYCFITIPSIIEVTTRMELYLQSGQVALLNVCLQQADSCFEAALNLIPEIPRTYEQDGMSHSTEPFLKSFLVNFLSTLVIVPDNPTQGVLYLLRLLLEVIKKYPFDANSNTLATVYLHVLDFLSVAAQDVYPYHIVNVISNDELYGSDPKFLAEVNSLSCEVCDQVLQILKQLLESNNIRQQSQLALELFLKIITGADLSVDRMFTLSFNLWNLAAKNRNTLDAKQLQKILSYTEHLAEVTQQKSQKHCLQTLLEKMKSRI, encoded by the exons ATGATTATTGTTATTGTCGGTGTATTTCAGATTATTGACCACTTTTCGACCGTTCGATTAGGTTTTCCAGAGCACTCAGATGTCTGCCGAGTG GCGATGCATTCGCCGGAACCAAGACGAATGTCGGCGTTATCTGGACCAGTTCAAGGTTTTCGACCATCCTTTGAAGCAGTCGTCAATCACA AAAGCAAAGGAACACGGACGAAAGCTAGCAGTATTATCGGTGAAACCAATAGTGGTGCTTCCTCGACCATCTCAATGGATCCCCTAAGCTTAGCTTTAGATGGCGAAGACCCGCTAAGCCAGTTTGCTCGCCAGGAATCGACACATGATCCTCTATCGCAGATGGCTGCTGAATTTGAAAGCAATGCTGTTATGGCTGTTTCTTCCAGTAAAATATCGCAGAAAAAGAAGGAAGTGAACAGTTTACTGGCAATGGACCTTATAGAACCGTGGGCTTCTCGACGTGTTGGTATTCTGAACAAATACACTACCAATGAAAAACTCTCGATTGTGACTAGTTTCCTGAACGGAGGCGAAACCATTAAATCACAAACGACAATGTCGGAAAAGGTGAAACACCGTCTGGAACAGCTGGATGAATTTGAGGAGGGAACAGTGTGTCAGATGTTAGATCTATCGCAGCAGGAATATGTCATAAAAATTGAACAGTTGAATCATGAACTGGTTCAGGCTTGGAACACCGATCAGCGCGTGAAGGCACTCAAAATTGCCATTCAATGTTCCAAACTGTTGGCCGATACTTCGGTGATACAGTTCTATCCGTCAAAGTTTGTGTTGATTACTGATATTCTTGACATTTTCGGGAAATTGGTTTACGAAAGGTTACTCATTAAGGGTGAGGCTGGTGGTATTGGGCCTAGAAAGGTTTCGGCTCTGCCGAATGATTTTACACCGGAAATGGTACCGGAGTCGGCGAAAGAAACCTGCCAGAATTGGTTCTATAAGATTGCATCCATACGCGAGCTGTTACCGCG GTTATACGTAGAAATGGCAATTTTGAAGAGCTATCGATTTATTTCGTCGAAGGAATTCAGTAGTATCTTGATGCGACTGACACGTATGATTCGTGGCGTGGGTGATCCATTGGTTGCTGCTTACGCCCGGTGCTATCTCTGTCGAGTTGGAATGGCCGTCACAACTGACAAAGAATATCTGAAAGAAAATCTTAACGATTTTCTGCTGGTTTATCATACCATCTTTAACGGAGGCATTCGAGCGGAAATCACGAAACAGAGAATAACTCTGAATGGTTACATTGCCTTGTATTTGCCGGCACTGGATTGGATAATACAGGGTGCTACCATTCTTAGCAGTGATGCTGAACTGGATGACATTATGCGAAGATGTTGTGATCGAAAATATCCGGCTCTGTTGATGCAGTCGATTCTGCAGTCTTTTCGGCCGGAATTCATTGCGCTTCGTGCCGTGCAATTTGTGGAGATTCTGTCCTCCAGTTCGGTTGAGGGAATCTCCCGAGGTCAACTGTTGCGCATGTTGGGTGCCATACTCAGTCAGACACCACCGCCGCCCGAACAACGGGCCGTAACGTTGAATGCCGCTTGGCGGACCGTAAGCTCGATGTCCAACGCGGAAGAGTACATTCAGTGTGCGGAAATGTGGGCACAGTTCACCAGCCAGCATTTCGgt CTTCGTGAAGTGAACGCCTTGATGGGTGACATTCTATACCATATGACTCCCAACAGATCCTACGAACGACACTATCATGAGCTACAGGTGATCATAGAGAAAATCGTTTCTAATTTACAGGATATTCATGGGGTGCTAGCATTG GAAAATTTTCTTCCGATGCTAGACATGTTCCAAAAAGATTCGGTCAAGTTGGATGTTGGCAAAAGCATACTTGCTAGCTACCGTGCCGCTTCGGGGGATTTATGTATAACTGATCCTGTCGTCACTAATGCTCTGATGTACATCAGTAAAGTGTTGAATGATTCGGTCAA CGCTCTTACAAGTGAAGATGAACGCCGCCAGATCAGCAGTGTTATCAGTCATTTCATCCGTAAGGTCGATTTCGGACGTGATTTTGAACAGCAACTTTCGTTCTATGTCGATGCTCGAGCGGCTTTCTCCAACCTGGATCCGGTTTATTCTACACTGATTCACTGTGTCAATCGTTTAGCCACCAACACTAGGCGGATCGTGAAAGGGCAGCATACCGGTAAAACGGCTGCTTTTGTGAAAGCATGTGCCGCCTATTGTTTCATCACAATTCCATCCATCATCGAAGTGACGACTCGTATGGAATTGTATCTTCAATCGGGACAGGTAGCACTGCTGAATGTATGCCTGCAGCAGGCCGATTCTTGCTTCGAAGCGGCTCTGAATTTGATTCCCGAAATACCGCGCACCTACGAGCAGGACGGAATGTCACATTCCACTGAACCATTCCTGAAATCATTCCTTGTGAACTTTCTATCCACGTTGGTCATTGTCCCGGACAATCCAACCCAAGGCGTACTCTATTTGCTGAGATTACTGCTAGAAGTGATAAAAAAGTATCCTTTCGATGCGAACTCGAACACTCTCGCCACGGTTTATCTTCACGTGTTAGATTTTCTATCGGTAGCCGCCCAAGACGTCTATCCGTATCACATCGTGAATGTGATTTCCAACGACGAACTTTACGGTTCCGATCCCAAGTTCTTGGCCGAAGTGAACAGCCTGAGCTGTGAGGTGTGCGATCAGGTCCTGCAAATACTCAAACAGCTACTGGAATCCAACAACATTCGACAACAGTCACAGCTTGCACTGGAACTGTTCCTCAAAATCATCACTGGTGCGGATCTATCCGTTGATCGGATGTTCACACTTTCCTTCAACTTGTGGAATTTGGCGGCTAAGAACAGAAATACGCTTGACGCAAAGCAGCTG CAAAAAATACTGTCCTATACGGAGCATTTAGCGGAAGTAACCCAGCAAAAGTCACAGAAACACTGCCTTCAAACACTTTTAGAAAAGATGAAATCGCGAATTTAG
- the LOC131431469 gene encoding VPS35 endosomal protein sorting factor-like isoform X2 — protein sequence MSAEWRCIRRNQDECRRYLDQFKVFDHPLKQSSITILESKGTRTKASSIIGETNSGASSTISMDPLSLALDGEDPLSQFARQESTHDPLSQMAAEFESNAVMAVSSSKISQKKKEVNSLLAMDLIEPWASRRVGILNKYTTNEKLSIVTSFLNGGETIKSQTTMSEKVKHRLEQLDEFEEGTVCQMLDLSQQEYVIKIEQLNHELVQAWNTDQRVKALKIAIQCSKLLADTSVIQFYPSKFVLITDILDIFGKLVYERLLIKGEAGGIGPRKVSALPNDFTPEMVPESAKETCQNWFYKIASIRELLPRLYVEMAILKSYRFISSKEFSSILMRLTRMIRGVGDPLVAAYARCYLCRVGMAVTTDKEYLKENLNDFLLVYHTIFNGGIRAEITKQRITLNGYIALYLPALDWIIQGATILSSDAELDDIMRRCCDRKYPALLMQSILQSFRPEFIALRAVQFVEILSSSSVEGISRGQLLRMLGAILSQTPPPPEQRAVTLNAAWRTVSSMSNAEEYIQCAEMWAQFTSQHFGLREVNALMGDILYHMTPNRSYERHYHELQVIIEKIVSNLQDIHGVLALENFLPMLDMFQKDSVKLDVGKSILASYRAASGDLCITDPVVTNALMYISKVLNDSVNALTSEDERRQISSVISHFIRKVDFGRDFEQQLSFYVDARAAFSNLDPVYSTLIHCVNRLATNTRRIVKGQHTGKTAAFVKACAAYCFITIPSIIEVTTRMELYLQSGQVALLNVCLQQADSCFEAALNLIPEIPRTYEQDGMSHSTEPFLKSFLVNFLSTLVIVPDNPTQGVLYLLRLLLEVIKKYPFDANSNTLATVYLHVLDFLSVAAQDVYPYHIVNVISNDELYGSDPKFLAEVNSLSCEVCDQVLQILKQLLESNNIRQQSQLALELFLKIITGADLSVDRMFTLSFNLWNLAAKNRNTLDAKQLQKILSYTEHLAEVTQQKSQKHCLQTLLEKMKSRI from the exons ATGTCTGCCGAGTG GCGATGCATTCGCCGGAACCAAGACGAATGTCGGCGTTATCTGGACCAGTTCAAGGTTTTCGACCATCCTTTGAAGCAGTCGTCAATCACA ATTCTAGAAAGCAAAGGAACACGGACGAAAGCTAGCAGTATTATCGGTGAAACCAATAGTGGTGCTTCCTCGACCATCTCAATGGATCCCCTAAGCTTAGCTTTAGATGGCGAAGACCCGCTAAGCCAGTTTGCTCGCCAGGAATCGACACATGATCCTCTATCGCAGATGGCTGCTGAATTTGAAAGCAATGCTGTTATGGCTGTTTCTTCCAGTAAAATATCGCAGAAAAAGAAGGAAGTGAACAGTTTACTGGCAATGGACCTTATAGAACCGTGGGCTTCTCGACGTGTTGGTATTCTGAACAAATACACTACCAATGAAAAACTCTCGATTGTGACTAGTTTCCTGAACGGAGGCGAAACCATTAAATCACAAACGACAATGTCGGAAAAGGTGAAACACCGTCTGGAACAGCTGGATGAATTTGAGGAGGGAACAGTGTGTCAGATGTTAGATCTATCGCAGCAGGAATATGTCATAAAAATTGAACAGTTGAATCATGAACTGGTTCAGGCTTGGAACACCGATCAGCGCGTGAAGGCACTCAAAATTGCCATTCAATGTTCCAAACTGTTGGCCGATACTTCGGTGATACAGTTCTATCCGTCAAAGTTTGTGTTGATTACTGATATTCTTGACATTTTCGGGAAATTGGTTTACGAAAGGTTACTCATTAAGGGTGAGGCTGGTGGTATTGGGCCTAGAAAGGTTTCGGCTCTGCCGAATGATTTTACACCGGAAATGGTACCGGAGTCGGCGAAAGAAACCTGCCAGAATTGGTTCTATAAGATTGCATCCATACGCGAGCTGTTACCGCG GTTATACGTAGAAATGGCAATTTTGAAGAGCTATCGATTTATTTCGTCGAAGGAATTCAGTAGTATCTTGATGCGACTGACACGTATGATTCGTGGCGTGGGTGATCCATTGGTTGCTGCTTACGCCCGGTGCTATCTCTGTCGAGTTGGAATGGCCGTCACAACTGACAAAGAATATCTGAAAGAAAATCTTAACGATTTTCTGCTGGTTTATCATACCATCTTTAACGGAGGCATTCGAGCGGAAATCACGAAACAGAGAATAACTCTGAATGGTTACATTGCCTTGTATTTGCCGGCACTGGATTGGATAATACAGGGTGCTACCATTCTTAGCAGTGATGCTGAACTGGATGACATTATGCGAAGATGTTGTGATCGAAAATATCCGGCTCTGTTGATGCAGTCGATTCTGCAGTCTTTTCGGCCGGAATTCATTGCGCTTCGTGCCGTGCAATTTGTGGAGATTCTGTCCTCCAGTTCGGTTGAGGGAATCTCCCGAGGTCAACTGTTGCGCATGTTGGGTGCCATACTCAGTCAGACACCACCGCCGCCCGAACAACGGGCCGTAACGTTGAATGCCGCTTGGCGGACCGTAAGCTCGATGTCCAACGCGGAAGAGTACATTCAGTGTGCGGAAATGTGGGCACAGTTCACCAGCCAGCATTTCGgt CTTCGTGAAGTGAACGCCTTGATGGGTGACATTCTATACCATATGACTCCCAACAGATCCTACGAACGACACTATCATGAGCTACAGGTGATCATAGAGAAAATCGTTTCTAATTTACAGGATATTCATGGGGTGCTAGCATTG GAAAATTTTCTTCCGATGCTAGACATGTTCCAAAAAGATTCGGTCAAGTTGGATGTTGGCAAAAGCATACTTGCTAGCTACCGTGCCGCTTCGGGGGATTTATGTATAACTGATCCTGTCGTCACTAATGCTCTGATGTACATCAGTAAAGTGTTGAATGATTCGGTCAA CGCTCTTACAAGTGAAGATGAACGCCGCCAGATCAGCAGTGTTATCAGTCATTTCATCCGTAAGGTCGATTTCGGACGTGATTTTGAACAGCAACTTTCGTTCTATGTCGATGCTCGAGCGGCTTTCTCCAACCTGGATCCGGTTTATTCTACACTGATTCACTGTGTCAATCGTTTAGCCACCAACACTAGGCGGATCGTGAAAGGGCAGCATACCGGTAAAACGGCTGCTTTTGTGAAAGCATGTGCCGCCTATTGTTTCATCACAATTCCATCCATCATCGAAGTGACGACTCGTATGGAATTGTATCTTCAATCGGGACAGGTAGCACTGCTGAATGTATGCCTGCAGCAGGCCGATTCTTGCTTCGAAGCGGCTCTGAATTTGATTCCCGAAATACCGCGCACCTACGAGCAGGACGGAATGTCACATTCCACTGAACCATTCCTGAAATCATTCCTTGTGAACTTTCTATCCACGTTGGTCATTGTCCCGGACAATCCAACCCAAGGCGTACTCTATTTGCTGAGATTACTGCTAGAAGTGATAAAAAAGTATCCTTTCGATGCGAACTCGAACACTCTCGCCACGGTTTATCTTCACGTGTTAGATTTTCTATCGGTAGCCGCCCAAGACGTCTATCCGTATCACATCGTGAATGTGATTTCCAACGACGAACTTTACGGTTCCGATCCCAAGTTCTTGGCCGAAGTGAACAGCCTGAGCTGTGAGGTGTGCGATCAGGTCCTGCAAATACTCAAACAGCTACTGGAATCCAACAACATTCGACAACAGTCACAGCTTGCACTGGAACTGTTCCTCAAAATCATCACTGGTGCGGATCTATCCGTTGATCGGATGTTCACACTTTCCTTCAACTTGTGGAATTTGGCGGCTAAGAACAGAAATACGCTTGACGCAAAGCAGCTG CAAAAAATACTGTCCTATACGGAGCATTTAGCGGAAGTAACCCAGCAAAAGTCACAGAAACACTGCCTTCAAACACTTTTAGAAAAGATGAAATCGCGAATTTAG
- the LOC131427021 gene encoding zinc metalloproteinase nas-14 encodes MVITAAFCLSLIVGVCSDGSFYETYFDAPEQHGQNNRNALRLGAYKWPDGIVPYLFDDSCDPQYRSTVLEAMSVLEQASCVLFIPKTEDQKEHIRFTKSALGCGSSIGYRPGQQEPLDVVLDDFCLSLTGAVQHELLHVLGLFHEHTRPDRDEYVEVLWENIEPEFRQNFLKGSYDYMETFDLPYDYRSVMHYPTFAFARPGTTVTMVSRQNRSAELGQTDAASPLDLEKVRQMYAC; translated from the exons ATGGTAATCACTGCGGCATTTTGTCTGTCTCTAATCGTTGGTGTCTGTTCCGATGGCAGCTTTTATGAGACGTATTTCGACGCACCTGAACAGCATGGCCAGAACAACCGGAACGCACTTCGACTAGGTGCGTACAAGTGGCCCGACGGTATCGTTCCCTATCTATTCGACGACAGCTGCGATCCCCAGTACCGATCTACCGTTTTGGAAGCTATGAGCGTTCTTGAGCAAGCCAGTTGTGTTTTGttcataccgaaaactgaagaTCAAAAAGAGCATATTCGGTTCACCAAGTCTGCGTTGGGTTGCGGTTCATCGATTGGATATCGACCGGGTCAGCAGGAACCTTTGGACGTGGTGTTGGATGATTTTTGCCTTAGTCTTACCGGGGCAGTACAGCACGAGTTGTTGCACGTACTGGGACTGTTTCACGAACACACCCGACCGGATCGCGATGAGTACGTGGAGGTGCTGTGGGAAAACATCGAACCAG AATTCAGACAGAACTTTCTGAAGGGTTCGTACGATTACATGGAGACGTTTGATTTGCCGTACGACTACCGGAGTGTGATGCACTATCCGACGTTCGCCTTTGCGCGCCCGGGAACCACCGTCACGATGGTCTCTCGGCAGAACCGTAGCGCCGAACTGGGACAAACCGACGCTGCCAGTCCGTTGGATTTGGAGAAAGTTAGACAAATGTATGCTTGCTGA
- the LOC131427025 gene encoding uncharacterized protein LOC131427025, translated as MANACDRCAKTVKSEEDFVECSGFCHHLVHMKCAKLNKPFLKVLDENPNLFWICDECCKLIKLARFRDSVSSFGSAFASIAERTESIFAELKAEIKKNSQQISRLSRKVPVSSPLPPKPDGFGPNAKRRREDSSEPSKTLEGCRKPSDNCNIATVPTPCSLVWIYLSRFHPSVSKEMVSQLTKDGLECSEDVTVIPLVKRDVDVNTLNFVSFKVGILPKFREAALNPDTWPQGVLFREFEDNKKQNIWYPPIDISPPIPDENGCSTVMNVDEVTPSPLRLMRTPPRQTL; from the coding sequence ATGGCTAATGCTTGTGATCGTTGTGCCAAAACTGTAAAATCGGAGGAAGATTTTGTTGAGTGTTCAGGtttttgccatcatttggtaCATATGAAATGCGCAAAACTCAACAAGCCGTTTCTGAAAGTTTTGGACGAAAATCCCAACCTGTTTTGGATATGCGATGAGTGTTGTAAACTGATCAAACTTGCTCGTTTCCGCGACTCGGTTTCTTCGTTTGGAAGCGCATTTGCATCTATCGCAGAGAGAACAGAATCGATTTTTGCTGAGCTGAAGGCCGAAATTAAAAAGAATAGCCAGCAAATATCTCGTCTCTCGCGCAAAGTGCCTGTCTCGTCGCCGCTGCCGCCGAAGCCCGACGGATTTGGTCCCAATGCGAAGCGTCGTCGGGAAGATAGTTCTGAGCCAAGTAAAACCTTGGAAGGTTGCCGGAAACCATCGGATAACTGTAATATCGCCACAGTTCCAACGCCCTGCTCCCTCGTATGGATTTACTTGTCACGTTTTCACCCCAGCGTTAGTAAGGAGATGGTTTCGCAGCTAACAAAAGATGGTTTAGAGTGCAGCGAAGATGTCACGGTCATCCCGCTGGTGAAAAGAGATGTCGACGTAAATACTCTGAACTTTGTCTCCTTCAAAGTTGGGATACTGCCCAAATTTCGGGAAGCGGCTCTTAATCCCGACACCTGGCCACAAGGTGTTTTGTTTCGCGAGTTCGAAGACAACAAAAAGCAAAACATCTGGTATCCTCCAATCGATATTTCTCCACCGATTCCCGACGAAAATGGATGCAGCACCGTTATGAATGTAGACGAAGTAACACCCAGCCCGCTCCGTTTGATGAGAACACCGCCCCGGCAAACGTTATGA